The Oryza glaberrima chromosome 9, OglaRS2, whole genome shotgun sequence genome includes a window with the following:
- the LOC127784171 gene encoding protein EMSY-LIKE 3-like, with product MATQIHHLEQEAYCSVLRAFKAQSDAITWEKEGLITELRKELRVSDVDHRELLNRVNSDDIIRSIREWRSAGGPQAMLPNNAQPMHDLAPSPTTSGRKRQKTSQSFPALPAPPPVMHSQQLALQGPPSSSTAKKGASSGAKGKKTKPGQKVPGGPSVKAMTSSAGPSGRGPHMNRNFPVGLVSFEPSEALHINPLINRKVMSRWPEDNSFYEATITDYNPETDLYALAYDINTANESWEWVDLKQMGPEDIRWQGDDPGIYQGVRGAPGSGGKKSSSRGGPTPGTGRGRGLPKHVSRKDFPPSQNGVGKRSSDDIDILHTESLIKEVERVFSVNNPDPLEVEKAKKVLKEQEQSLIDAIARLAEASDGESDEHNRVRRNAPYAGSQHQANYADAMAVDGGHMLGGADAV from the exons ATGGCAACACAAATCCATCATCTTGAACAAGAAGCATATTGCTCGGTTCTTCGTGCATTTAAAGCCCAGTCTGACGCCATTACATGG GAGAAAGAAGGTCTCATAACAGAACTTCGGAAAGAGCTAAGGGTATCTGATGTAGACCACAGGGAACTACTAAATCGGGTCAACAGTGATGATATTATCCGTAGCATAAG GGAATGGAGATCAGCAGGAGGGCCTCAAGCAATGTTACCCAATAATGCTCAGCCTATGCATGATCTAGCGCCTAGCCCTACCACCTCGGGCCGTAAGAGGCAAAAGACATCGCAATCATTTCCTGCCCTGCCTGCACCGCCTCCTGTTATGCATTCACAGCAGTTGGCTTTACAAGGACCACCATCATCTTCAACAGCTAAAAAGGGAGCTTCATCAGGAGCTAAAGGCAAAAAGACCAAACCA GGTCAGAAGGTGCCAGGGGGCCCTTCAGTCAAGGCCATGACATCTTCAGCTGGTCCTAGCGGAAGGGGACCACATATGAATAGAAACTTTCCTGTTGGCCTTGTTTCTTTTGAACCTTCCGAAGCACTGCATATTAATCCATTAATTAATCGTAAAGTCATGAGCCGGTGGCCTGAAGATAACAGTTTTTACGAAGCAACTATTACTGATTATAATCCAGAAACG GATCTGTATGCATTGGCTTATGACATAAATACAGCTAATGAATCATGGGAGTGGGTTGATCTTAAACAG ATGGGACCTGAAGATATAAGATGGCAAGGTGATGACCCTGGGATATATCAGGGAGTCCGAGGTGCTCCAGGTAGTGGAGGCAAGAAGTCATCTAGCCGAGGTGGTCCAACACCAGGTacaggaagggggaggggattaCCAAAGCATGTATCCCGGAAGGATTTTCCACCCTCACAAAATGGAGTTGGCAAGAGAAGTTCTGATGACATTGATATACTTCATACCGAGAGCCTCATAAAAGAG GTGGAGAGGGTTTTTAGTGTTAATAATCCAGATCCCCTGGAGGTAGAGAAGGCAAAGAAAGTGCTGAAG GAGCAAGAGCAATCGTTGATTGATGCCATCGCAAGGCTTGCTGAGGCATCTGATGGTGAAAGTG ATGAGCACAATCGTGTGCGAAGGAATGCACCATATGCTGGGAGCCAGCATCAAGCAAACTATGCAGACGCTATGGCTGTTGATGGTGGCCACATGCTTGGAGGCGCTGATGCCGTGTAA